In Quercus robur chromosome 11, dhQueRobu3.1, whole genome shotgun sequence, the following proteins share a genomic window:
- the LOC126706098 gene encoding peptidyl-prolyl cis-trans isomerase FKBP12 isoform X1, protein MGVEKEVLRPGTGPKPVPGQNVTVHCTGYGKNGDLSQKFWSTKDPGQEPFSFKIGQGSVIKGWDEGVLGMQLGEVARLRVIINLCATFTISNFYIFVHQMESESILKFNGVIFGKLPLWDMVSSLACFTCLSFLGNEHYELSHRLRLY, encoded by the exons ATGGGAGTGGAGAAGGAAGTTTTGAGACCCGGAACCGGTCCCAAGCCTGTACCCGGTCAGAACGTCACCGTCCACTGCACTGGCTACG ggaAAAATGGTGAtctctctcaaaaattttggag TACAAAGGATCCTGGGCAAGAGCCATTCAGCTTCAAAATTGGCCAAGGTTCTGTAATTAAAG GATGGGATGAAGGTGTGTTGGGAATGCAATTGGGAGAAGTTGCTCGTCTGCGGGTAATAATCAATTTATGTGCTACTTTTACTATTtcaaatttctatatttttgtaCATCAAATGGAATCTGAAAGTATTTTGAAGTTCAATGGTGTCATCTTTGGAAAACTTCCATTATGGGACATGGTGTCATCTTTGGCATGTTTcacttgtttgtcatttttgggGAATGAACATTATGAACTTTCTCATAGGTTGCGATTATATTAG
- the LOC126704868 gene encoding L10-interacting MYB domain-containing protein-like: protein MGKVVTHLQIKNKWDHLKKGWKDYNQCFDNETGLGYDAGTGMLEAPDEWWTQKIAACPIAKTFKNKVLPNRDYLNIMYGGTVATGKNAFCTSGQLPKETTEGSGDSADSTEFVDP, encoded by the exons ATGGGAAAAGTGGTGACTCACCTTCAGATTAAAAACAAATGGGATCATCTGAAAAAAGGGTGGAAGGATTATAACCAGTGTTTTGACAATGAGACTGGGTTGGGTTATGATGCTGGAACTGGGATGCTTGAGGCCCCTGATGAGTGGTGGACTCAAAAGATTGCG GCATGTCCCATtgcaaaaacctttaaaaataaagttttgcCGAATCGTGACTACCTGAACATCATGTATGGAGGCACGGTTGCAACGGGGAAAAATGCGTTCTGCACGAGCGGTCAATTACCAAAGGAAACCACCGAAGGGTCTGGGGACTCTGCTGATAGCACAGAATTTGTTGACCCCTAA